GAAGTACGGCAGAGTGACCTCCGTACTCTGCATGGCGCGCGGGAGCGACTGCTCACCGCGATGGTCCCCGCGCCGCCTCCCAGGCGGTCCCGGCCCATGGTGCCGCGCCTGCTAGGTGTCGGTGCCCTCGGCCTCTCGATCGTTGTCGGTGTCACGGTCTTGCAGGGTCTCGATGGCACCGATTCGAGAGAGGGAACTGTCAGCACTCCGGTTTGGGCTCCGGCGGCCAGCGTAAAAAGCCTGGCAGAACGGGCCTCTACGGCGGCTGCGAAGGTGGTGGACGTCTACCCGCGTACCGACCAGTGGCTCTACACCAAAGGGATCGGCTACCAAGCCCGGCAGAAGGGCACGTCGAAGGCGGGCAAGAGATGGACTCACGAACTCTGGCAGAAAGGTGACGGCAAGGGGAGGGCAAGACGCTACAGCGATGAGACCACCGGGAAGAACGCCCCCCTCGCCACCGGCACTCCCAGCGGGAGTTCCGACGCCCCCAGGTGGGACGTCGCTTACCTGCGTTCCCTGCCCCTGGACCCGGCCGCCCTGTTGAAACGCTTGAGGAAAGATGGTGAGAACCCCTCCGATCGCCCCGACCTGCCGGAGGCGTGGATGCTTTTCCGTGACGTCCAGCTGATCCTTCAGGAGGGCGCCCCTCCGCCTCGCCTGCGTGCCGCCCTTTACACCGTCGTGTCCGAACTGGAGGGCATCGGGATCGAGGAGAAGGTGAAGGACCTGGCAGGCCGTGAAGGCGTGGGAATCTACCTGGACAGGGGGGACGGGACGCGCCACGAAGTCATCGTCGACCCGAAGAGTTACGCTTACCTCGGGGGACGAGAGATCTTCGTCGGAGGCGGCACGCAGGCTCCTCATTCCACTCATTCCACCAACGGTCAGTACGCCGAAGATGATGTGATCATCGCGTGGGCACAGGTGGCTCGTGGCATCGTCGACCACGCGGGTGATTTGCCGTAGCACTTGAGCCGCAAGGCGGAGACCCTCTCTCCGAGATGGCTTTTCCCGCTTGGAGCGGGTGACGGGAGCCGAACCTGCGCTGAGAGCCACGGCCGAGCCAAAAGGCCGATATGGCTCGTGGTGGGGACCAAGCTCGAGGGCCTGGTCTGTTTGTCGGAGCAGGTGGTTCTCCCTTCGTACTGTGGAGATCTGGAGCGACGGCGGGGATCTTAGTGGCGTCGCTTCTGCTCGCGAATCGCCGCCTCCAGGCGTAATCCAAGCCCGATCAGCGCTGTGATCCACAGGCCCACGAGCCATGGCCACGACGGGAACCTACCGTCGAAGAGCAGAATGCCGAAGGACAGAACGGCGCCACCAACCAACGCCGTAGATCCCAGGATGCGAACAAATACGACATCGTCGTCGGATCTGGGGCCAGGAATGTATGGAGGCGGGGTCTCTGCGGGCTCAGTCATGCTGGAGAGAATCTCATAGTGGATCTAATGGATGAAATCATCCACTTGCGTACACCCGATCATCCCGGAGTTGGAGTGCTTCCGCCGGAGGCCTCGGGATTCATGGGGGGTGTTTGGCATGTGGGTCGAGTCGCTCCCAGTTTCCGGGCGCTGGCAGGGGACAGGGTCATGGGGGTGACCCATCCCTGCCGTGTCAGGACCACTTGGGCAGGGAGAGGGGTGATCGGGTAGACCTCGATGCCCTGTGCCCAGTTCGTGAGCAGTCCTGCGGTGCCGCTGTGGTCGACCATGACGATCGAGATGGGCTGGCCGTCTTTGGCCCAGGTGTTCCAGATCGCCCACCCTCCGGGTCGGGCTTCGACGTCCAGGCGGGCGCAGATCTCGCTGTAGCTCTCTTGCATGTCGACGGGAAGGGCATCTGGCCGGAGGATGACGACCCCGGCGAGTTTCATCAGCGGAAGGTCCTCGTCGAGACATCCGTCCCCGTCGAAGTGATGGTGACGTAGTTGGCGGGCTGTCTCGATCACTGCTCGATGAAGTGGTGTGGCCTCGTCAGACGCGGCGGTGAGAGTGAGCCATCCCTCGCGGTCTGCCGCGTTGACGATCTCGCGCGCCAAGTGCTCGATGTGACGTAGGTACTCGATCTCGCTGAGGTCGGTTCGGGACACTGAGACAGTGTGACATCAGGTCACGAGCCTGAGCATGTGGGTTATCCGACCCATCGGAAAGTGCCGTTTTCCTGAAGTGGAGCGGGTGACGGGAATCGGACCCGCGCTGTCAGCTTGGGAATCGGCTGCTGGTGTTGGCGGGCTGAGCTGGGAAATGGAGGTGCAGGTAGATGGGTGTGAGTCCCCGTGGGTGACCGGTGTTCCCCGCCTGTTCTGGCACGCATCTGGCACGCGATCAAGATTTCTGTGTCGTGGCACTGTTGGCGCAGCCTGAGACCATGCACCGTCATGGATATCGATGAGTTCTGGCTCTTCCTTCAGCGATCCCGGAAAGTGACCAGCAATCCAGATGAGCGTCTGAGGTGGCTCTCTCTCCACCTTGCACAGCGTCCGCCAGCCAAGATCGCCGACTTTCAGATCCTCCTCAACCAAGTACGGCGGCGATCCGATACCTACGACATGTGGGAAGCCGCCGACCTCATCTTCGGCAACTGCTCCACCGACGGCTTCTGGTACTTCCAGGCGTGGCTGATCGGGCTCGGCCACGACACTTTCGAACTTGCCGTAACCGACCCCGACAACCTGGCCGAGGTTCCGGAGGTACAACGGCTGGCAGAGCGCCCGATGAGAGAGTGGGCCGATGATGGGTGGCCGGAGTGGGAGGCGTTGAGCTACGTGGCCGCCGGCGCATACGAAGAGGTGACCGGTGAAGAGGACGGCGTCTACGACGCCATGGAAGAACGCGGACACACCAACCAGAGCAACCCTGAGCCCACCGGGCTGTCGTGGAGGCTCCGCGACTCCGAAGCGGTGGCACAGAGATTGCCCCGGTTGAGCCGCGTGTTCCAACGAGATGAACTGTGATCCGGCGTAGGGAGACGCGGTTACGTACCTGCGTACACTCCACCCGCCCGTAGGAGAAGCAGGGCACGGGCCGGGGCGCCAGGTGGAACGCCCTACCGGATGAACGACTTGGCGTCCCGGTCCGTGGGCTGCCCGGCGTGTCCCGGGTCGAGGGCAGATGGGCTGATCAGGTTCCTACCCCAGCCACTGGCAGGTCGGCGGTGATGAGCGCGTCCTTGGTGGTCATCCTGGAGCCGGAGCGCCCCCGCCGGAGGTGAATGCCGCGCAGGGTCGTAGGGCCCGAAGAGGTGGCGTGGCTGTCGGATCATCCTGTTGACGGTCTTCCGTAAGCAGCGGATGCGTGAGACTGCCGAAGTCGAGCGTGCGTGGTGTCAATGTGAGGTCTCGGGACATGCTTAACCGGTCGTTCTCAGGACACGCTTGACGACTGCGCGGCACCATGTTCGCCCGGAATGTTGGTCGGATCGGATTCCGCACGGTGGTGAGCGTGGATCAGCGGGCGTTGGTGGAGTACCGATACCGGGCAGTGCGGGAGGTATTGGCCGGGTCGCCGATCGGGGAGGTCGCGGCCAGATACGGGACCTCACGCCAATCGGTGAACACCTGGCGGCAGCGCTTTCAGCAGGAAGGCCTGCCTGGGCTGGCTGATCGGTCGCGGCGGCCCCGCACCAGCCCGACTCGGTTGTCGGCCGAGGTCGAGGCGTTGATCTGTGAGATGCGGCGTCGGCATCCGCGGTGGGGTGCCCAGCGGATCGCGCACGAGCTCGGCGGGTGTGGGCTGGAACGGGTGCCGGGCCGGGCGACGGTGCATCGGGTGCTGGCTCGTAACGGGCTCGTCACCGCTCAGCAGCAAGAGCACAAGCGCACCTGGCGGCGCTGGCAGCGTGAGGCACCGATGCAGCTATGGCAACTCGACCTGGTCGGCGGGGTGCCGCTGGCCGATGGCCGGGAATGCAAGATGGTTACCGGCATCGACGACCATTCCCGGTTTGTGGTGATCGCCGCAGTGGTGGCGGTCCCGTCCGGGCGTGCGGTGTGTGCGGCGTTCACCGCGGCGATGCGCCGCTACGGGGTTCCGTTCGAGGTGCTCAGCGATAACGGTAAGCAGTTCACCGGCCGCCACATCCGCCCGCAGCCGGTCGAGGTGCTGTTCGAGCGGGTATGCCGGGAGAACGGCATCACGCAGCGGCTGACCAAACCCCGCTCACCGACCACGACCGGCAAGATCGAGCGCTTCCACAAGACCTTGCGCCAGGAATTTCTCGACCACGTGGCCCCGTTTGAGTCGCCGGCCGCAGCCCAGGAGGCCATCGATGCCTGGGTGCACACCTACAACCACGCCCGCCCGCACCAGGCGCTGAACATGGCCACCCCGGCCAGCGTGTTCCGCTCGCATGGGCCTACCCGCGACGACGCCCCGTCCGCCGCGCCCGCCGCCTCTGCTGAACCCCGCCCGGTGCCGATGTCGTCGCCGCGGCTGATGATCGAGGTGGTCGAGCCGCCCGTTGTGCCTTCACCCACCGCAGCGGTGGAGTTCGATGTCCGCGTCCCGCCCAGCGGGGAGCTCACCCTGGTGCCCGGCAAACAACGCGTCGGGGTGAGCCAGGGCCTGGCCGGTCGAACCCTGACCGTCAGGGCCGGCCTGCGCAGCATTCACCTTTTGCTGGAGGGGCATCTGGTGCGTACCGTCGCCTCCCGGTTGCTGCCCGAGGATCTGGCATATCTGGCCATGCGCGGGGCTCGCCCAGCGGGAGACGAACCCGCTACCGCGGCGCTGCCCCGGTTCAACGGCCGGCCGGTGCTGGCTGCGGGCCAGGCCGTTGAGGTGGATCGCAAGGTCCACCGCGATGGCCATGTCCTGATCGCCGGTATCAAGTGCCAGGTCGCCTTCGCGCTGGCCGGACGCTCGGTCACGCTGCGGCTGGATGGACATCTGATGCACGCCATCGCCGATGGCGCCTTGGTCGGCACCTGGCCCTGCCCGATCAGCGCCGACCAATTGACCGGCCTGGCTGGAGCGCGAGCGGCATCAACGCAGCCGCCGCCGCCTCCGTTACCCGCAGGGTCAATCCGTGCGCAGCGACGCGTCCATGCCAGCGGCCGGATCATGATCGCGAGACAGTCGATCAAGCTTGGGTCGCGTCACGCCGGCAAGCTCGTCACCGTCGTCATCGAAGACACCCACTTCCGGATCCTCCACGGTGAGGAAGAGATCGCCGTCAAGCCACGAAAAGACCTCACACCCATCACCCGGCTCTACGTCCGCGGCAAGGACACCCAGCCGGACAACTGACGTCAACCATGTCCCGAGACCAATGCGTCAAGGATGTCCTGAGACCTCACATCGACACGTGGCGGGCCATGCAGCGATGTATCGCTAAGGCTCACACGGCAGACGAGGAGTGAGCGGAATGGGCGAGCGTAAGACGTGGGCCGACAAGCGGGAAGAAGTCATGAGCCGTCCCGGCGCGGGGGCCGCGTACGAAGCGGCGCGGAT
This region of Streptosporangium sp. NBC_01495 genomic DNA includes:
- a CDS encoding IS481 family transposase, whose protein sequence is MDQRALVEYRYRAVREVLAGSPIGEVAARYGTSRQSVNTWRQRFQQEGLPGLADRSRRPRTSPTRLSAEVEALICEMRRRHPRWGAQRIAHELGGCGLERVPGRATVHRVLARNGLVTAQQQEHKRTWRRWQREAPMQLWQLDLVGGVPLADGRECKMVTGIDDHSRFVVIAAVVAVPSGRAVCAAFTAAMRRYGVPFEVLSDNGKQFTGRHIRPQPVEVLFERVCRENGITQRLTKPRSPTTTGKIERFHKTLRQEFLDHVAPFESPAAAQEAIDAWVHTYNHARPHQALNMATPASVFRSHGPTRDDAPSAAPAASAEPRPVPMSSPRLMIEVVEPPVVPSPTAAVEFDVRVPPSGELTLVPGKQRVGVSQGLAGRTLTVRAGLRSIHLLLEGHLVRTVASRLLPEDLAYLAMRGARPAGDEPATAALPRFNGRPVLAAGQAVEVDRKVHRDGHVLIAGIKCQVAFALAGRSVTLRLDGHLMHAIADGALVGTWPCPISADQLTGLAGARAASTQPPPPPLPAGSIRAQRRVHASGRIMIARQSIKLGSRHAGKLVTVVIEDTHFRILHGEEEIAVKPRKDLTPITRLYVRGKDTQPDN
- a CDS encoding CU044_5270 family protein, encoding MNDLDLVQDLRSEVRQSDLRTLHGARERLLTAMVPAPPPRRSRPMVPRLLGVGALGLSIVVGVTVLQGLDGTDSREGTVSTPVWAPAASVKSLAERASTAAAKVVDVYPRTDQWLYTKGIGYQARQKGTSKAGKRWTHELWQKGDGKGRARRYSDETTGKNAPLATGTPSGSSDAPRWDVAYLRSLPLDPAALLKRLRKDGENPSDRPDLPEAWMLFRDVQLILQEGAPPPRLRAALYTVVSELEGIGIEEKVKDLAGREGVGIYLDRGDGTRHEVIVDPKSYAYLGGREIFVGGGTQAPHSTHSTNGQYAEDDVIIAWAQVARGIVDHAGDLP
- a CDS encoding DUF4240 domain-containing protein, whose product is MDIDEFWLFLQRSRKVTSNPDERLRWLSLHLAQRPPAKIADFQILLNQVRRRSDTYDMWEAADLIFGNCSTDGFWYFQAWLIGLGHDTFELAVTDPDNLAEVPEVQRLAERPMREWADDGWPEWEALSYVAAGAYEEVTGEEDGVYDAMEERGHTNQSNPEPTGLSWRLRDSEAVAQRLPRLSRVFQRDEL